A stretch of the Symbiobacterium terraclitae genome encodes the following:
- a CDS encoding anti sigma factor C-terminal domain-containing protein, producing the protein MDLKAQDEAGKDPAFKKLISDLELRLNYIRKHGTPIYGVALSGPSHDLLRFAEKVPVEMALLVSDNSDYDDPIFFAGGDLE; encoded by the coding sequence TTGGACCTCAAGGCCCAAGATGAGGCCGGCAAAGATCCGGCATTCAAGAAACTTATTTCTGATCTAGAGTTGAGGCTCAACTACATAAGAAAGCATGGTACTCCGATATATGGGGTAGCCCTGAGTGGGCCTTCCCATGACCTACTCCGGTTCGCTGAAAAGGTTCCGGTGGAAATGGCGCTACTCGTATCGGATAATTCTGATTACGACGATCCGATCTTCTTTGCTGGGGGTGATCTCGAGTGA